The following proteins are co-located in the Mycolicibacterium goodii genome:
- a CDS encoding xanthine dehydrogenase family protein molybdopterin-binding subunit has product MSAPVTGQPIPRIDGALKVTGKATYAADNIRDNMVYAALVGSNVARGTVTGIDTAAAERHPGVLRIFTDFNRITLPFDPKQVASFDQPVAIVIGATSEAARHGATLVEVRCTATDHVTEISGPGTTPEPNTRTPDYSRGNPDEALRSAAVVSDLRYAIERNNHNAMELPATVAQWDGDRLTVWDKVQGLSTHQPMYADALGIRAEDVHIISPFVGGAFGSALKVWPHQLLTAFAAREMGRPVKLVLTRKQNYGVVGYRPTSRQRLAIGADRSGRIGSIIHEVSIETSRYAQYLENLTPYARFMYTSPNMRSTARIVPLDVNPACPMRGPGTVTGAYSMECAMDDLAHRLGLDPIELRRRNEPAANQEEGLPFSTRRLTECFEQGAAAFDWSRRNQVPRTTRDGNQLIGFGTAAAAYHTLRSNSAAVARANADGTIVVESGTIDMGPGTYTSMTQVAADALGIPMNRVRFALGDSRFPPAPLHGGSMTMASVGSAVHTAANMLRDRFIRTAVVDPASPLNGLAPNQVSVADGRMFATGEPSRGETYQDLLRRRNWNTLDSRQDWAPDDADDRYSLYAYGAVFAEVAVDELLGTVRIRRMHAVYDAGRIVNPKLAHSQAIGGLVGGIGMALLEGTHLDHRDGRIINANLADYLVPVHADIPALEAEFLPAEDTVANPLGVKGLAEVVIVGVPAAVANAVFNATGKRVTDLPITLDKLL; this is encoded by the coding sequence ATGAGCGCACCGGTGACCGGTCAGCCCATTCCCCGCATCGACGGCGCGCTCAAGGTCACCGGAAAAGCCACCTACGCGGCCGACAACATCAGGGACAACATGGTGTACGCCGCCCTGGTCGGCAGCAACGTCGCGCGCGGCACCGTCACTGGCATAGACACCGCAGCGGCGGAACGGCACCCCGGTGTGCTGCGTATCTTCACCGACTTCAACCGCATCACTCTGCCTTTCGACCCGAAGCAGGTCGCCTCCTTCGACCAACCGGTCGCGATCGTGATCGGCGCGACCTCGGAGGCTGCTCGGCACGGCGCCACCCTGGTCGAGGTGCGCTGCACCGCCACGGATCACGTCACCGAAATATCCGGGCCAGGAACCACCCCCGAACCGAACACGCGCACACCGGATTACAGCCGTGGAAACCCCGACGAGGCACTGCGGTCCGCGGCCGTGGTCAGCGACCTTCGCTACGCCATCGAGCGCAACAACCACAACGCCATGGAACTGCCCGCCACGGTCGCCCAGTGGGACGGTGACCGGCTCACGGTGTGGGACAAGGTACAGGGCCTGTCCACCCATCAACCGATGTATGCCGATGCTCTCGGCATACGCGCCGAGGACGTGCATATCATCAGCCCGTTCGTGGGAGGCGCATTCGGCAGCGCACTCAAGGTGTGGCCGCACCAGTTGCTCACCGCCTTCGCCGCGCGGGAGATGGGCCGCCCGGTCAAGCTCGTGCTCACCCGCAAGCAAAACTACGGCGTCGTCGGCTACCGCCCCACCAGCCGTCAGCGATTGGCAATCGGCGCGGATCGCTCGGGCAGAATCGGCTCCATCATCCACGAAGTGTCGATCGAAACCTCGCGCTATGCACAGTATCTGGAGAATCTCACGCCGTACGCGCGGTTCATGTACACCTCACCCAACATGCGTTCGACCGCCAGGATCGTGCCTCTGGATGTCAACCCTGCCTGCCCGATGCGCGGGCCGGGCACCGTCACCGGTGCCTACTCCATGGAATGCGCGATGGACGACCTAGCCCACCGGCTCGGGCTGGACCCGATCGAACTGCGACGTCGCAACGAGCCCGCCGCCAACCAGGAGGAGGGTCTACCGTTCTCCACTCGCCGTCTGACCGAGTGCTTCGAACAGGGCGCCGCCGCGTTCGACTGGTCACGGCGCAATCAGGTGCCACGGACGACCCGCGACGGCAATCAGCTGATCGGATTCGGCACTGCTGCAGCGGCGTACCACACTCTCCGGTCGAATTCCGCCGCCGTAGCGCGGGCCAATGCAGACGGGACCATCGTCGTGGAGTCGGGCACCATCGACATGGGGCCAGGCACCTACACCTCGATGACCCAGGTGGCCGCCGACGCGCTGGGCATCCCGATGAATCGAGTCCGGTTCGCTTTGGGCGACAGCCGCTTTCCGCCTGCACCGCTACACGGTGGCTCGATGACCATGGCCAGTGTCGGCTCGGCTGTGCATACTGCGGCGAACATGCTGCGCGACCGGTTCATTCGCACCGCAGTGGTCGACCCAGCGTCCCCGCTCAATGGCCTGGCACCTAACCAGGTCAGCGTCGCCGACGGCCGGATGTTCGCCACCGGCGAGCCGTCCCGCGGCGAGACGTACCAGGACCTGCTGCGCCGGCGCAACTGGAACACCCTTGATTCCCGGCAAGATTGGGCACCCGACGACGCCGACGACCGGTACTCGCTGTACGCCTACGGCGCGGTGTTCGCCGAGGTCGCGGTCGACGAACTGCTGGGTACCGTGCGGATCCGGCGCATGCACGCTGTCTACGACGCCGGCCGCATCGTCAACCCGAAGCTCGCGCACAGCCAGGCCATCGGCGGCTTGGTCGGTGGCATCGGCATGGCGCTGCTCGAAGGCACCCACCTCGACCACCGGGACGGGCGGATCATCAACGCCAATCTGGCCGACTACCTGGTGCCCGTCCACGCAGACATCCCCGCCCTGGAGGCGGAATTCCTGCCCGCCGAGGACACCGTCGCCAACCCACTGGGCGTCAAAGGCCTCGCCGAGGTGGTCATCGTCGGCGTCCCGGCGGCGGTCGCCAATGCGGTGTTCAACGCGACCGGCAAACGCGTGACCGACCTGCCGATCACACTCGACAAGCTGTTGTGA
- a CDS encoding FAD binding domain-containing protein — protein sequence MYPFRFSKAADEQAALSAAQSGSRYIAGGTTLVDLMRETVERPEAVVDINALPYRDIDLQPATLRIGSLVRMSELAAHPGVREQFPMIAQSLELSASAQLRNMASIGGNLMQRPRCLYFRDVTTACNRRSPGTGCGAVGGRNRTHAILGTSDACVATHPSDVAVALVALDAVVIARDADGERRIPIDEFFRQPGTTPDQEHNLRPGELITGVEVPMSAEARRSGYLKVRDRESYEFALTSAAVGLDITGGTIRGARVAVGGVGTVPWRLPSVERALVGRAPSADLWRTAASTAADGAKPLSENGFKVELVKRTVERQLTTIGGMP from the coding sequence ATGTATCCGTTCCGGTTCAGCAAGGCCGCCGACGAGCAAGCCGCCCTGTCTGCGGCACAGTCCGGCTCCCGCTACATCGCGGGCGGCACCACCCTCGTCGACCTGATGCGCGAAACGGTGGAGCGGCCCGAAGCGGTCGTCGACATCAACGCGCTGCCCTACCGCGACATCGACCTGCAACCGGCGACGCTGCGGATCGGTTCACTGGTGCGGATGTCGGAGTTGGCGGCGCATCCAGGTGTGCGCGAACAGTTCCCGATGATCGCGCAGTCGCTGGAGCTGAGCGCATCGGCCCAGTTGCGCAATATGGCGTCCATAGGCGGCAATCTAATGCAGCGCCCGCGGTGTCTGTACTTCCGCGATGTGACGACGGCATGCAATCGGCGCAGTCCAGGGACAGGCTGCGGAGCGGTCGGCGGCCGCAACCGCACGCACGCCATCCTGGGCACCAGCGATGCCTGTGTGGCCACCCACCCGTCCGACGTGGCGGTAGCCCTGGTCGCGCTGGACGCCGTGGTGATCGCACGGGATGCCGACGGGGAACGCCGAATCCCGATCGACGAGTTCTTCCGTCAACCGGGTACCACCCCCGATCAGGAGCACAACCTGCGTCCAGGTGAACTGATCACCGGCGTCGAGGTGCCGATGAGCGCCGAGGCGCGAAGGTCCGGGTATTTGAAGGTGCGTGACCGCGAATCGTATGAGTTCGCGTTGACCTCTGCCGCAGTCGGGCTCGACATCACCGGCGGCACAATCCGCGGTGCACGGGTTGCTGTGGGCGGCGTGGGCACCGTCCCGTGGCGGCTGCCCTCCGTCGAGCGAGCCCTCGTCGGGCGGGCGCCGAGCGCGGACCTCTGGCGGACGGCGGCCTCCACGGCCGCCGACGGCGCCAAACCCTTGTCGGAGAACGGATTCAAGGTCGAATTAGTCAAACGCACGGTCGAACGTCAGTTGACCACGATTGGAGGAATGCCATGA
- a CDS encoding (2Fe-2S)-binding protein produces the protein MTEPRHRWEIDRRTFVGGAAVVGGAVVAAPLFAGCGDDDEAADMQTSTVRMRINGDERELTVDNRTSLLDMLRERAELTGTKKGCDHGACGACTVLVNDQRVVSCLALAVMHDGAEVTTIEGLSDGERLHPLQRAFIDEDAFQCGYCTPGQIMSGVGCISEGHTGSPEEIREWMSGNICRCGAYTNIATAVARAAREV, from the coding sequence ATGACCGAACCACGACACCGGTGGGAAATCGACCGTCGCACCTTCGTCGGCGGCGCCGCCGTGGTCGGCGGCGCGGTGGTGGCCGCACCGCTGTTCGCCGGATGCGGGGACGACGACGAGGCCGCAGATATGCAGACGTCGACGGTGCGGATGCGCATCAACGGCGACGAACGCGAGCTGACGGTCGACAATCGCACATCCCTGCTGGACATGCTGCGAGAACGGGCCGAGCTCACCGGCACCAAGAAGGGGTGCGATCACGGCGCGTGCGGTGCCTGCACCGTCCTGGTGAACGACCAACGGGTCGTCTCCTGCCTGGCCCTGGCGGTGATGCACGACGGCGCCGAGGTCACCACCATCGAGGGACTGTCCGACGGCGAGCGGCTGCACCCGCTGCAACGGGCCTTCATCGACGAGGATGCGTTCCAGTGCGGCTACTGCACTCCGGGACAGATCATGTCCGGCGTCGGCTGTATCAGCGAGGGCCACACGGGATCTCCCGAAGAGATTCGAGAATGGATGAGCGGCAACATCTGTCGCTGCGGCGCGTACACCAACATCGCGACGGCGGTGGCCCGCGCGGCCCGGGAGGTATAG
- a CDS encoding carboxymuconolactone decarboxylase family protein: MTAALASAVLATACSESSPSGDADPTAQVESVDSISPALKRYGDEVLENQLWQRPDLAPRERSIVTVAAMIARNQIAELPFYMNRALDNGVTPAQLSEIITHLAFYSGWPNAMAAVEAAKPVFTARDIGTDQLPDAKPPELLPIDQEFESARRARVESTHGTTGQGVQHFTTDVLFTDLWLRPDLPPRDRSLTTVSALVATGLTGQITSHLNIAMDNGLTEAQANEVLTQLAFYAGWPRAFSAMPVFKEVFEARP, encoded by the coding sequence TTGACCGCGGCACTCGCCTCGGCGGTTCTCGCCACCGCGTGTTCGGAATCGAGCCCCTCTGGTGACGCCGATCCGACCGCACAGGTGGAATCTGTGGACTCGATATCACCGGCACTGAAACGCTATGGCGACGAGGTGCTGGAGAACCAGCTGTGGCAGCGGCCCGACCTCGCCCCGCGAGAGCGCAGCATCGTCACGGTGGCAGCGATGATCGCCCGTAACCAGATAGCAGAGCTGCCGTTCTACATGAACCGCGCGCTCGACAACGGCGTCACACCGGCGCAGCTCTCCGAGATCATCACCCACCTCGCGTTCTACTCCGGCTGGCCCAATGCCATGGCAGCCGTCGAGGCCGCCAAGCCGGTGTTCACCGCCCGCGACATCGGCACCGACCAGCTTCCCGACGCCAAGCCCCCCGAGCTTCTCCCGATCGACCAGGAGTTTGAGTCCGCGCGCAGGGCTCGCGTCGAGAGCACCCATGGCACCACGGGGCAGGGTGTGCAGCACTTCACGACCGACGTGCTGTTCACCGACCTCTGGCTGCGACCGGACCTCCCGCCGCGAGACCGAAGCCTGACGACGGTGAGCGCATTGGTGGCTACCGGGCTGACCGGCCAGATCACCTCGCACCTCAATATCGCGATGGACAACGGCTTGACCGAGGCCCAGGCCAACGAGGTGCTTACTCAGCTGGCCTTCTATGCGGGCTGGCCGCGGGCCTTCTCGGCGATGCCCGTTTTCAAGGAAGTATTCGAGGCACGACCATGA
- a CDS encoding cupin domain-containing protein: MAPAHADRPEIEVSPDGSRASQPVAPTNFTGEAHSKPLFDATDYSDMSGGQVSFEPGARTAWHSHPAGQTLIITEGVGWVQSWGGPKQQMTPGDVVRIPPGVKHWHGAKAGDDMTHIAIAEAVDGVRVTWMEQVTEAQYLS; this comes from the coding sequence GTGGCTCCCGCGCATGCGGATAGACCGGAGATCGAGGTCTCGCCCGACGGTTCGCGCGCATCCCAACCTGTAGCGCCGACGAACTTCACCGGTGAGGCCCACAGCAAGCCGCTGTTCGACGCCACCGACTACTCGGACATGTCGGGCGGCCAGGTCAGCTTCGAACCCGGTGCTCGCACCGCCTGGCACAGCCACCCGGCAGGACAGACTCTGATCATCACCGAGGGCGTCGGCTGGGTGCAGAGCTGGGGTGGCCCGAAACAGCAGATGACACCGGGCGATGTGGTGCGGATCCCGCCCGGCGTCAAGCACTGGCACGGGGCGAAGGCGGGCGACGACATGACCCACATTGCCATCGCTGAGGCCGTCGACGGCGTCCGCGTGACCTGGATGGAGCAGGTCACCGAAGCACAGTACCTGAGCTGA
- a CDS encoding alpha/beta hydrolase: protein MRTKILAACLTAAALLTACNSNGVETENALTIADQGSFAVGGTMTTAPGQFDQFKPSQPQGQTYHGDHAYTFYQVPENARKLPLVMLHGAGQFSRTWETTPDGREGFQNLFLRRGYSTYLVDQPRRGDAGRSMVGTTINPTPDEQMWFNQFRVGTWPDMFPGVQFSDKPEVLDQYFRQMTPNTGPFDANVVSDAMSALFDRIGDGILFTHSQGGGPGWLTAMKNPQVKSIVSFEPGSGFVFPQGEVPPPIRNSYDTVAAEAVPMDRFIALTKIPIVIYYGDNIPSEPTNMPAQDSWRARLEMARLWRDAVNRHGGDVTVVHLPEAGIHGNTHFPFSDLNNVEIADQVSNFLADKGLDGR, encoded by the coding sequence ATGCGAACCAAGATCCTCGCCGCCTGCCTCACCGCAGCCGCGCTCCTCACGGCGTGCAACTCGAACGGCGTAGAAACCGAGAACGCCCTCACAATCGCGGATCAGGGCAGCTTCGCCGTCGGCGGAACGATGACAACTGCGCCTGGTCAGTTCGACCAGTTCAAGCCCTCACAGCCACAGGGCCAGACCTATCACGGTGATCACGCGTACACGTTCTATCAGGTTCCGGAGAATGCCCGGAAACTTCCTTTGGTCATGCTGCATGGTGCAGGCCAGTTCTCCCGTACCTGGGAGACCACCCCGGACGGGCGGGAGGGATTCCAGAATCTGTTCCTACGGCGGGGCTATTCCACCTACCTCGTCGACCAGCCACGACGCGGCGACGCTGGGCGGAGCATGGTGGGCACCACGATCAACCCGACGCCGGATGAACAGATGTGGTTCAACCAGTTCCGTGTGGGAACGTGGCCGGACATGTTCCCCGGCGTCCAGTTCTCGGACAAACCGGAAGTCCTGGATCAATACTTCCGGCAGATGACTCCGAACACCGGTCCCTTCGACGCGAACGTCGTCTCCGACGCGATGTCCGCCCTGTTTGACCGCATCGGCGACGGCATCCTGTTCACTCATTCACAGGGCGGCGGGCCGGGCTGGCTGACCGCAATGAAGAACCCGCAGGTGAAGAGCATCGTGTCGTTCGAACCGGGCAGCGGATTCGTCTTTCCCCAAGGCGAGGTTCCCCCGCCGATCCGCAATTCCTACGACACAGTCGCTGCCGAGGCTGTGCCGATGGACCGGTTCATCGCCCTCACCAAGATCCCGATCGTCATCTACTACGGCGACAACATCCCCAGCGAACCCACGAATATGCCGGCGCAAGATAGTTGGCGCGCTCGCCTGGAAATGGCACGGCTATGGCGCGACGCGGTAAACCGGCACGGCGGCGACGTGACAGTTGTCCACTTGCCGGAGGCCGGGATTCACGGCAACACCCACTTCCCGTTCTCGGATCTGAACAATGTCGAGATCGCGGACCAAGTATCAAACTTCTTGGCGGACAAGGGCCTTGACGGCCGGTAG
- a CDS encoding flavodoxin, giving the protein MNRFSRRGLLQAAALGTAGIAAALSGCTRRPTMPVPTPATPVTTDTPFARRRVLVAYFSRAGENYHYGGRRNLTVGNTEVVAGMIRDRTAADLYKIEPVDRYPDAYDATVARNTAEQDANALPAIAAALPDIRPYDVVILGSPVWSNRAPRIMSTFIDAVDLGGKTVLPLVTYAVSGMSGIDDFYRRALSTSTVERGLAVQGEEVADSGDAIDTWLRSHTLIN; this is encoded by the coding sequence ATGAATCGATTCTCGCGCCGAGGCCTGCTGCAGGCCGCTGCCTTGGGCACAGCCGGAATTGCCGCGGCACTATCGGGTTGCACGCGCCGCCCGACGATGCCTGTCCCAACTCCAGCCACGCCGGTCACGACCGACACACCCTTCGCGAGACGGCGGGTCCTCGTGGCGTACTTTTCCCGCGCGGGTGAGAACTACCACTACGGCGGGCGACGCAATCTGACTGTCGGCAACACCGAAGTCGTGGCCGGCATGATCCGCGACCGCACCGCTGCCGACCTCTACAAGATCGAGCCGGTCGACCGCTACCCCGACGCCTACGATGCGACAGTCGCCAGGAACACTGCCGAGCAGGATGCCAATGCGCTGCCGGCCATCGCCGCGGCACTGCCCGACATCAGACCGTACGACGTCGTCATCCTCGGCAGTCCCGTGTGGAGCAACCGCGCGCCCCGAATCATGTCGACCTTCATCGACGCGGTAGATCTCGGCGGCAAAACGGTCCTGCCCCTGGTCACCTACGCAGTCAGCGGCATGTCCGGGATCGACGACTTTTACCGCCGAGCCCTGAGCACCTCGACCGTCGAGCGCGGGCTGGCGGTGCAGGGCGAGGAAGTCGCGGACTCAGGTGACGCCATCGACACCTGGCTGCGCAGCCACACCTTGATCAACTGA
- a CDS encoding helix-turn-helix transcriptional regulator, giving the protein MGTLNLRSEIREFLSTRRARISPEQAGLPAYGGNRRVKGLRREEVAMLAGVSVDYYVRMERGSLAGASESVLDSLSSALQLDEAEREHLFALARESQNSAGRRRRSGANTVRPALQQILDALTDAPAWIRNRRHDLLAMNQLARALYSPILVDPRRPPNTTRFIYLHPDAAAQFFVDYDQVTRDAAAMLRLEAGRNPYDEGMIALIGELSTRSELFRQRWASQDVRLHRSGQKRLRHPVVGELDLNFEVMELPSEPDLQLNVYTAPPGSPAADSLKLLASWAANQEGVPSEHISADD; this is encoded by the coding sequence ATGGGCACGTTGAACCTACGCAGTGAGATACGTGAGTTCCTCAGCACGCGGCGTGCGAGGATCAGCCCAGAGCAGGCAGGTCTGCCTGCCTACGGTGGAAACCGCCGGGTCAAAGGGTTGCGTCGCGAAGAAGTCGCGATGCTTGCGGGCGTTTCGGTGGATTACTACGTCCGGATGGAGCGCGGCAGCCTAGCCGGCGCGTCGGAAAGCGTCCTCGACTCCCTCTCATCGGCCCTGCAACTCGATGAGGCCGAACGTGAACATTTGTTCGCGCTGGCGCGTGAATCTCAGAATAGCGCCGGACGGCGCAGGCGCAGCGGCGCAAATACCGTGCGGCCAGCCTTACAACAGATTCTTGATGCCCTTACTGATGCGCCTGCGTGGATCCGTAACCGCCGCCACGATTTGCTCGCCATGAACCAGCTGGCACGAGCTCTATACTCGCCCATACTCGTTGATCCTCGTCGGCCCCCCAACACAACTCGCTTCATCTACCTGCATCCCGATGCGGCCGCCCAGTTCTTCGTCGATTACGACCAGGTAACACGAGACGCGGCCGCGATGCTTCGGCTCGAAGCTGGCCGCAACCCCTATGACGAAGGGATGATCGCACTGATTGGCGAGTTATCGACCCGCAGCGAGTTGTTCCGCCAGCGATGGGCGTCTCAAGACGTGCGCTTACATCGAAGTGGCCAGAAGAGATTGCGCCATCCAGTCGTAGGTGAGCTGGACTTGAACTTCGAGGTGATGGAGCTCCCCTCCGAGCCTGACCTCCAGTTGAACGTCTATACCGCACCGCCAGGATCACCTGCGGCCGACAGTCTTAAACTTCTGGCTTCATGGGCCGCAAATCAGGAAGGCGTTCCCTCCGAGCATATCTCAGCAGATGACTAA
- a CDS encoding LLM class flavin-dependent oxidoreductase, with protein MQIGIGLPNQVRNVTPSIIPQWASNAETAGFTTLATIGRHAYPGVMDVVALAAAAAVTTEINLLSAVLLAPTWPAALLAKQIADIDGVSDGRLTLGVGVGSRSEEFLVPGLGLAGRGKRMKSDLETYQRLWSDEQIMPAGTRQVPVLIGGYSARTIPRMVRWGQGYIGGALPPAMTAPAFANAKNAWRDSGRPGQPRLIALAYFGLGDSESGRANIQHFYQFAPDHVAKNVVMCTSRASATTLLDEYTDLGVDEVVFIPAVADLDEITRLADIIHAAG; from the coding sequence GTGCAGATTGGCATCGGACTGCCGAATCAGGTGCGCAACGTCACCCCGTCGATCATCCCGCAGTGGGCGTCCAACGCCGAGACGGCGGGATTCACCACCCTGGCCACCATCGGCCGGCACGCGTATCCCGGCGTCATGGACGTTGTTGCGCTTGCCGCAGCCGCTGCGGTGACGACCGAGATCAACCTGCTGAGCGCGGTCCTGCTCGCTCCGACCTGGCCGGCGGCCTTGCTGGCCAAACAGATTGCCGATATCGACGGCGTGTCCGACGGCCGGCTCACGCTCGGCGTAGGCGTGGGATCACGCAGCGAGGAGTTCCTTGTGCCCGGGCTGGGACTCGCCGGGCGCGGTAAACGCATGAAGTCGGATCTTGAAACCTACCAACGTCTTTGGAGCGACGAGCAGATCATGCCGGCCGGTACCCGACAGGTCCCGGTGCTGATCGGCGGATACTCGGCTCGGACGATACCCCGCATGGTGCGTTGGGGACAAGGGTATATCGGCGGAGCGCTGCCTCCGGCCATGACAGCCCCGGCCTTCGCGAACGCCAAGAACGCGTGGCGAGACTCCGGACGGCCCGGTCAACCAAGATTGATCGCGCTGGCCTATTTTGGCTTGGGCGACAGCGAGTCCGGTAGGGCGAACATCCAGCATTTCTATCAATTCGCTCCGGACCACGTCGCGAAAAACGTCGTCATGTGCACGTCGCGGGCTTCGGCGACAACACTGCTCGACGAGTACACAGACCTCGGTGTCGACGAGGTCGTCTTCATTCCGGCCGTTGCCGACCTCGATGAGATCACTCGGCTCGCCGACATCATTCACGCTGCTGGCTGA
- a CDS encoding MarR family winged helix-turn-helix transcriptional regulator, giving the protein MTEYMGVRQHAVNPERPTCEAFAEIIDRVGKLAAVIEAIGNGLARPSGQTLARWQVLAAVDTVPASVSAIANELGHTRQSVQRIADLLVGDGLAAYRPNPAHQRAKLLEVTPEGLTALHRMRALFDQLAERTSEGLELERLASARDILDVLHQRLQAELPNLPGS; this is encoded by the coding sequence ATGACCGAGTATATGGGAGTTCGACAGCATGCTGTCAACCCTGAGCGGCCGACCTGCGAGGCTTTCGCCGAGATCATCGACCGCGTCGGCAAACTGGCCGCCGTTATCGAGGCCATCGGTAACGGTCTCGCTCGACCCAGTGGTCAGACTCTCGCCCGGTGGCAAGTCCTCGCGGCCGTGGACACCGTGCCGGCCTCGGTTTCCGCCATCGCCAACGAACTCGGACACACTCGGCAAAGCGTCCAGCGTATTGCCGACCTCCTTGTCGGAGATGGGCTTGCCGCCTACCGCCCGAATCCCGCGCATCAGAGGGCGAAACTGCTCGAGGTCACACCTGAGGGTCTGACGGCGCTGCACCGAATGCGCGCACTGTTCGACCAACTCGCGGAGCGGACCAGTGAAGGGTTGGAGCTCGAAAGGCTCGCCAGTGCCCGTGACATCCTCGACGTGCTTCATCAACGACTGCAGGCGGAACTGCCGAATCTCCCTGGCAGCTGA
- a CDS encoding squalene cyclase — MDRMEPKSVTAWLLDSDPALRWQVQRDLVGEPPEVWKATRARTATEGFCATLLGNQDPDGQWAGGAFFPADFDFDGPEAAQGAGQPWTATTWTLNSLREWGLDASILRGRRTVELLAANSRWEYEGLPYWSGEVDCCINAWTVANGVWLGADITSIVDWFVGHQMSEGGWNCDWVEGSTRSSFHSTLNSLKGLLAYDAATGGTEETHAARRCAQEYLLQRGLFRRLSTGEPVAPWVNQFAYPFRWSYNVLNAADYFRQASLVDRTRPDPRMADAIELIRTARQSDGTWLQGDRHPGRVWFEVDVPAGQPSKWLTLFGTRVLQWWDSHISPGNTD; from the coding sequence ATGGACCGCATGGAGCCCAAATCTGTGACGGCGTGGCTGCTGGATTCCGATCCGGCATTGCGCTGGCAAGTTCAACGTGATCTCGTGGGCGAACCGCCTGAGGTCTGGAAAGCTACGCGGGCACGGACCGCGACCGAAGGCTTCTGCGCGACCCTGCTTGGGAACCAGGATCCGGATGGCCAATGGGCGGGAGGTGCGTTCTTCCCAGCAGACTTCGACTTCGACGGTCCCGAGGCTGCACAAGGCGCCGGGCAGCCCTGGACGGCCACGACGTGGACGCTCAACTCGCTGCGGGAATGGGGCCTTGACGCGAGCATCTTGCGCGGGCGCCGCACCGTTGAGCTCCTCGCGGCGAACTCCCGCTGGGAGTACGAGGGCCTGCCCTACTGGAGCGGCGAAGTCGACTGCTGCATCAACGCCTGGACGGTCGCCAACGGTGTGTGGCTCGGTGCGGACATCACCTCGATCGTCGACTGGTTCGTCGGACATCAGATGTCCGAAGGCGGCTGGAACTGCGACTGGGTAGAGGGCTCGACGCGATCGTCATTCCACTCGACCCTCAATTCCCTGAAGGGCTTGCTCGCCTACGACGCGGCGACCGGCGGCACCGAGGAGACTCACGCCGCCCGGCGCTGCGCACAGGAATATCTGTTGCAACGTGGGCTTTTTCGTCGCCTGTCGACGGGCGAACCGGTAGCTCCGTGGGTGAACCAGTTCGCCTATCCGTTCCGCTGGTCCTACAACGTCCTCAACGCGGCTGACTACTTCCGGCAGGCCTCACTGGTTGACCGGACGCGGCCAGACCCGCGCATGGCGGACGCGATCGAACTCATCCGTACTGCCCGGCAGTCGGACGGCACATGGCTGCAGGGCGATCGGCATCCCGGACGAGTGTGGTTCGAAGTCGACGTACCGGCGGGGCAGCCGTCCAAGTGGCTGACGTTGTTCGGGACCCGAGTCCTGCAGTGGTGGGATTCGCACATTTCCCCAGGGAATACCGACTGA